TAACCTGTTTCATCGATGGCGCGGCTCATGAGCTCGGCTTCGCCGCCTTTCCACTCCCAGAGGTAACGGAAGGCTGTATGTGCTTTATCGAGCACCGGGTCCTGCAAGCGGGCGTTTTGCCAGGTTTTGCCGCCATCGGTGCTAACTTCTACTTTATATATTTTTCCGCGGCCGCTCCAGGCAATGCCCCGGATCTCCATCCAGCCTTTTTGCAGCTGTTGCGGATAAGCGGGGTACGTAATGATAGAACGCGCGTCCATTGCAAAGCTAAACTGTCTGATCTTTCCGTCTTTCACGCCCTCGGTATATTTGGAGGTTTCTTCCCGCGTCATAAAACAGGTCCTGCAGCGGGGTGCGGGATGAAATATCCGAGGCCTTCTTCGCGGGCGTTTCAAATTTCGACCGCGTGCCCAGCGCTCCCGGTGCTGTTCCCAATACTTTTGTAGGATCTGCTAAATGGAATCTTTATTTTCATTGACGCCGGTTAAGATCACCCGTGAGCCATCCGTTGTTTCATAATGCAACAGCATCCGGTTTCGTTTTTCATTTTCAGGCGCTTCAGCAAATTCACGAGCCTGCTTGTAATTCAAACAAGCATCGTTGTCATTCAACAAAGACCTTTTGTAGGCAAACAAAGATCACAAAACTGTCAGCAAAGCACCTTTGTTCCCTGATTTTGTCCTTTTGTCACGAAACTACAACCAAAATGCAGTAAATGATGTTGTTAAACGCTGATGGAACGCCTTTTAGAAAACATTACAATCTTTTGCGACATGTCGCCACGCGCCCAGGACGTGGTAAGGCCGCTTTTTACGCCGATGGAATTTAAAAGAGGCGAAACAATGATCCGCTGCGGGAAAACCTGCCAGAGTTTGTATGTTATCGAGCAGGGATTTTGCCGGGCTTTTAATATCCAGGATGGGCTGGAGGTAAATCTCAATTTCTATTTTGAGTACGAAACGGTGACCCATAAGAACAGCTATGTGTTCAATACCCCGGCCGATTTTGAGGTAGTAGCCTGCGAACCTATGATCGTTTACCGCATTGATAAACCAGACCTGCTGAACGCCATCCGGCAATGCCCCGAATTGGGCGAGGCGGGTAAAAAGAACCTGGAACTGATAGCCGCCAAACAGGAACGGCAGTTGCAATTGTTCAGGATCCTGACCGCAAAAGGCCGTTATGAATTTTTAGAGCAGCATAATCCCGCATTGTTACAACGGGTACCCATCTCCCAACTAGCTTCCTACCTGGGCGTAAAACGCGAAACCCTGAGCCGCATCCGCAACAAAAGAATGCGCCCGGTTATTTTGTGATCTTTATCACGGGTGCCGCTTTTAAATCCCCGCTTACTTTGTTGTAAAGTAAGTTGTATATGATACCTCATTCCGTTTATCTGATTTTCCTTATTATTCATGTAAGTGCATTCGCTTTATTTACCGGTACGCTGATCGCCAATATGGTGCACAGCAATCAACTCTGGTTATACGCCGGCAAAGACGCTGCCATTACCCAGACGCTGTTTAACACCACAGGCAAATACAACCGCATTATGGGCATATGCCTGGGCGTTGCCGTATTGATGGGGATTGGTATGATGGTGCAGATGCACCAGGTGTATGGACCGATGTTGTGGTTCAGGATAAAGATCGGCCTATTAATAGTGCTGCTGGTAGTAAGGACCCTTTATTCCAGGAACCTGGGTGTGCTTAAGAAAGGTATCAACAATGAAAAAGCGATCTCTTTTACCGAGGTGCGGAAAAAGATCTCGTTGTTTCAATTGCTTTCAATTATTATTATCGGCTGTATTATTATTTTAAGTGTAAGCAAGTTCAATTAAGAGAATCGGTGGTGGCTCTTCGACTGCGCTCAGTGCCTCATACAGCCCCTTCGACTCCGCTCAGGGCACTCCGGCCACTTTAAACCGGCAAAAGAAGTAACTGCCTTTGCCTACGGTTGATTCCACCCCTATTTCTCCATCCATCGCATCGGCAAAATCCTTGCTGATGGCGAGGCCTAACCCGGTGCCTTTTTTTTCATGGATACCAGGCACGCGGTAAAAACGATCGAAAACTTTTTGTTGCAGGGAAGCATCGATACCCATGCCAAAATCCTGCACGCCAATTTCAATATGACCCGCATCATGCTCACTTGCTTTTATTGTTATGTGATCATTCTGGGCAGAATAACGAATAGCGTTGGTGAGGAAGTTGTTGATGATCCACACGGCTTTTTCTGCATCGGCTTTTACCGCAGGCAATTTATCAGCGAGCTGTTGTTTTATCTGGATATTCTTTTCTTTGGCAGCATTTTGTACTGCAGCCAGCGCCTTGTTGACGATATCTTTTACAGAAACCGGTTGTAGGTTCAATTGGATCTTGCCACTTTCCACCTGCGACAGATCGAGTAATTCACTCAGGATGCGCAGCAGGCGCTGGTTATCATCTTTCAGGCTTTGCACCAGTTCTTTTTGTTCAGCGGTCAATTGCCCGACGCGTTCGTCTTCCAGCAAACGCAAACTAAAATCTGAAGAGGCCAGGGGCGTTTTTAATTCGTGGGAAATGGTGGCAATAAAATTGGTCTTGGCTACATCCAGTTCTTTATAGGGTGTGATGTTCTTTAATATAAGCACATGCCCGCTTATTTCCTGATCCTGCTGAATATCTATCTGTTCTTTGGTAAAGTAGTTTTCTTTATCGTTCACTACTATCTTGAACGGCATGCCATTTTGTTCGTTGGTAAGGAACCGGAACAGGTCGTTGCGCTTTTGAACATCGGCCTGTGCATGCCCTACCACATCGGCCTCCTTCATGCTTAATAACTGCAGGGCCTGTTGGTTGGCAAATAACACAGTACCGCTTTTGTCGATGCCAATACTGGCATCCTTCAGCGAGTTGATAACGGTCTCAGCTCTTTTCTTCTCAAATAAAATGCGCGCCAGGTTACTGTGTTCGTATGAATCCAATTGTTCGGCCATATCGTTAAACGCCTGGGCCAGTTCGCCAAACTCATCACTGCGCTGCAGGTGAATGCGCTGGCCATAATTTTTACTGGCTATAGCCCTAATACCTTCGGTTAATTTTACGATGGGGTTAGCGATCAAACCCGGGAAGTTTACAATGAACGTAAACCCGATCAGCAAACATAAAGTTATGATCATGGTGATGATCACCTTGGCATTTTCAACTGCCTTTTGCGACGCATCGTTTTTGGCATTGATGGCATCGAGGTTGATCTGAATAATACGGCTGATATTCTTTTGCAGAGCCAGTTGCAAGGGCATGGAGTCATCGTGTTGCAAAAATGCAGAATAGTCACGGTGCAGGTCATGAGTTACATCTGATTCGCCTTTTTCGGTTACATTGCTTTCCTGCGCAGAAAGGTTCTCCTCAAACACCTTACGGGCCATGCTCCGTTCTTTTTCCCAGGTATTCAGGGCATCGAGCATTTTGCGGCCATATTCAACACTTTTATTATTATCCTTCAACACGTCCCGCGACTCCAGGCTGATCATGTTGAAATAATAAAAACCCACGCCGCCTACCAGCAGCAATAATGTGAACAGAAAACCTACGCCCAGGGCTACTTTTGTTTTAAGCTTTAATGCCATTACGATAATATAATAATATCAATATCTTTTTCAGACAGGGTTTTTAGCAATTGGTTGAATAAGCTTGTCCTCAAAATTACCTGAAATAAATTCAAATGTGGTTTTCCGATACAAATGGTGGTGATCTTTTTATCGATGGCGGTTTGAATGATCTCGTTTGCAACGTGTTTGCTTTTTACCTGTACTACTTCACCGCCCAGTTCAGTAGCCAGTTTCAGGTTATTTATCAAATGCCGTTGGGCAGCCAGCGGTATTTTATCCAGCTCTTCATGGGGTGTTTGCACATATAAAACATACCAGTTTGCATTGTAGTACGATGCCAGGCGGCCGGTTTTGCGAATAATACGCTGGGCCGCTTCATGTGAGGTTGAAATACAGGCCAGGAAGCGTTCATGCTGCCAGGTTTTGTTTTTGGTTACGGTATAATCAACCTTTCTTTCTACCTGGCCCGCCACCTCCTTCAACGCCAGCTCACGCAGCTGCAGGATCTTTTCGGGTTGAAAGAAATTCGTGAGCGCCTGCTGTACTTTATGGTGATCGTAGATCTTGCCTTCCTGCAACCGGGTAATCAATTCCCGGGCGGTAAGGTCGATGTTCACCACTTCATCGGCCATTTGCAATAACTTATCGGGCACCCGTTCCTTTACTTCTACCCCGGTTATTTGTTTCACCTCTACATTGATGCTTTCTATATGCTGAATATTTACCGCGGTGATCACATCAATGCCGGCATCGAGGATGTCTACCACATCCTGCCAGCGCTTTTCATTTTTACTACCCGGTATATTGCTATGCGCCAGTTCATCCACGATCACCACTTCGGGATGCAGCAACAATACGGCCTGCACATCCAGTTCATCCAGCTGTTTGCCTTTGTAAAAGACCTGTCGCCGCGGTATCAGCGGTAAGCCTTCTATCAACGCATGCGTTTCCTTCCGGTTATGTGTTTCAACATAACCCACCTTTACGTTTACATTTTTCCGAAGCAGGTCATGCGCTTCCTGTAACATCCGGTAGGTTTTACCCACACCGGCACTCATGCCGATGTAGATCTTCAGTTTGCCACGAACCGACTGGTTAGCCAGGTCGAGGTAGTGCTGCACCTGGTCTTCTTTATCGTTAGAAACACTCATATGTTATATTAAAATTTGACAGCCGCAGAAAAAGTAACTGCGGTATTGGCGCTTGTAACACTTTGATCAGATTTCAGAAAAATATCATCCTTGCTGTTTAATAGCCGCCCCTCCAAACGCAAAGCGATGTTCTTTACAGGCAGGTAATCGATATTGGCAGAGCACCCCCAGGTTTTAAATCCATTTGGAGTACCGGTAGTGATAATAACCCCATGCTCATCGCTATAATACTCACTACGAACTGCAAACGCCCATTGATCAACCGGGGTATATCGCAAAATGGCTACCGGGGTATACCAGGTGTTCATTTTGCTTTCCCCTTTTTTAGCCTGCTCCTGTCCAAGATCAAAGCCAAGTGTTAAACCCCATTTATCGGTAAATTGAAACACGCCATACAAGTTATGAAAATACCGCCACAGCCTGATGCTGTCAGGCTTATCTGTACCAATGAACGTGCTGTAATTTAACAGTACGTTATCCGTTGGCCTGTATTGCACCTGGGTTCCCCAACTCATTAATGAATTACCAGCCACCCGTTGAATGCGTTGCCAGCCGTTCAATGCCATGGCGCTGAAAAAACAGTGGCTATTGTTTGTTATATAGGTTAGTTTGGCCCCGCTTTCATAATAAGGTGTATTATCGGCCGACATGCTTCTTGTTAACGCCCAGCAATCTTTACTCACCGCGCCTTCAAAACCTATATGGGATGGCATGATGCCCATATCGAGCCAAAAATTCCTGGTGTGGCTAAGCCTGACGCCCACATTGGCCTCATAGATATTTTTTAATACCCCCGGCTCAGCCGTATAATTTGCATTCATATACGTTCCAACTCCCAGTGCAATATTTGCCCTTATTCGATCAGCCGTGTAATTAGCTTTTACAAAAGCAAGATTCACATTGAACTCATTGGTGCGGTTATGACTGTATATAAATCCCGGCCGGTTGTTTTCTTTTGGTTTTGAAAAATCATAACTATAATATGCTTCTGCATAGCCGCTAACAGTTACCTGGCTTTTGTTCAAGGTTGTATCCTGCGCCATTCCGGTAGCTGTACTTAATACAGCTGCGCACATTAAAGTTCTTTTCATCCGTTGTTATTTAGTTATCCGGTTACCTTAGCTCATCCAACGCTACATTCAACTTCAACACATTTATTTTGGATGGCCCCAGTAAACCGAGAAATGGCTTTTCAGTATGTTCCTCCACCAGCGCCTTTACTTTACCGGCTGGTATTCTGCGTACAGCGGCTACGCGGTTAACCTGGATCAGGGCCGATGCCGGTGAAATATCAGGATCGAGGCCACTACCCGATGCCGTTACCATCTCGGCAGGGATCTCTTCTTTTTTAACCCCGGGGTTATGCACCAGGAAAGAATCGATGCGGTCCTGCACGGTTTTTAAATAATCGGGGTTGGAAGGTCCTTTGTTAGAACCCGCTGAACCGGCAGCGTTATAATCCACTGCCGAAGGGCGGCCCCAGAAATATTTATCGGCAGTAAATTTTTGTCCAACCTTTGCATAGCCTACGACCCGGCCGTGCGTCATTACGGTTTCACCTTTACCACCGCCTGGCGCCAGTTTGCTAACCATGGCAATGAGTACCGGGAAAACCAGGGCACAAAGAACAATCAGGACGAGAGTGAGCTTTATGGAGATAAGAAAGTTTTTCATTGTTTTACATTTTTATTAGAACCTGCAATCAGTCACCAGTTACCGGTTACCAGGAAAACGCCGCTTCGATGCCGGGCAACCGGAAACCGGGAACCGGGAACTTGTATTAATTTACATAAAAACTGCCAGCAACATATCAATCAGCTTGATACCTATAAACGGAACCACTACGCCGCCCACACCATAGATCAACAGGTTTCTGCGTAACAGGGCGCTGGCGCCTATTGGTTTATACGCAACGCCTTTTAATGCCAGGGGAATCAGCATGGGAATAATAATGGCGTTGAAAATGATGGCTGATAAGATAGCCGACTCGGGGCTTTTCAAACCCATTATATTCAAATGTTGCAGGGCCGGAATAGAAGCAATAAACAGGGCCGGAACGATAGCGAAATATTTGGCTACGTCATTGGCAATGGAGAAGGTGGTTAAGGTACCACGGGTAATCAGCAACTGTTTACCAATCTCCACTACCTCAATCAATTTAGTGGGGTCGTTATCCAGGTCAACCATGTTACCGGCTTCTTTTGCCGCCTGGGTACCACTGTTCATGGCTACGCCCACATCAGCCTGCGCCAGCGCGGGCGCATCGTTTGTACCATCACCCATCATGGCCACCAGTTTACCGCTTGCCTGTTCCTTGCGGATGTAGTTCATTTTATCTTCCGGTTTTGCTTCGGCAATAAAATCATCTACGCCTGCTTTAGTGGCAATATACTTTGCTGTAAGCGGATTATCACCGGTAACCATTACCGTTTTTACACCCATTTTACGCAAACGTTCAAACCGTTCCTGGATCCCGGGTTTGATGATATCCTGTAATTCAATCACGCCTTTTATTACATTATCCACCGATACCACAAGCGGGGTACCGCCATCGCCGGAGATCTTCTTTACCCGGTCTTCCACTTCCAAGGGCATACCGTTGCCGGCTTTCATGGCCAGGTTGCGTATTGCGTCAAAGGCGCCCTTCCGGATCTTTGTTCCATTAGGGAAATCAACTCCACTGCTTCTCGTTTCTGCAGTGAATTTGATAAAAGTGAGGGGCGCTGCCTGTACCGCCAACTTCTGATGACGGAACTGATCGAGGGTAAGATCAGGGCTGCTTTGTTTGGCCGCCAGTTCAACGATCGATTTTCCTTCCGGCGTATCATCGGCCAATGAACTATACACAACCAGGTCAATAAATTCATGCTCTTCTACATTCCTGGCCGGATAAAAATTAGTGGCCTTTCTGTTACCGATGGTGATGGTGCCTGTTTTATCCAACAACAGCACATCCACGTCACCCGCGGTTTCAACGGCTTTACCGCTTTTAGAGATCACATTCGCACGCAATGCACGGTCCATTCCCGCAATACCAATGGCGGATAATAATCCACCAATGGTAGTGGGGATTAAACACACAAACAAGGATATAAATGCGGCAATGGTAATAGGTGTATTGGCGTAATCGGCAAATGGTTTCAGCGTTACGCACACGATGATGAAAATAAGTGTAAAGGCGGCGAGCAGAATGGTCAATGCAATTTCATTGGGTGTTTTCTGCCGGCTGGCGCCTTCTACCAGCGCGATCATTTTATCCAGGAACGTTTCTCCGGGCTGGGTTGTTACCTGTACCACAATACGGTCGCTAAGCACTTTGGTACCACCGGTCACCGATGATTTATCACCACCCGACTCGCGGATCACCGGCGCAGACTCACCGGTTATGGCTGATTCATCTATGGTGGCAATTCCTTCAATGATCTCCCCATCCATAGGTATTACATCACCGGTTTCGCATACAAACCGGTCGTTTAACCGAAGTTGTGAGGACGGTACTACTTTTATTTCTTTTACGAAAATATCGCCAGGGGAAATTACTTTTTTAGCGGGTGTTTCCTCCCTTGTTTTGCGCAGGCTTTCGGCCTGGGCTTTACCTCTTGCCTCGGCCAGCGCTTCGGCAAAGTTGGCAAACAACACGGTAAGGAACAAAATGGCAAATACTACAATATTGTACCACAGGGCACCCTGCGTAGCATCATGCGTAATTATTTGATACATCACCACTGCCAGCATCACAATGGTGCCAATTTCCACAGTGAACATCACCGGGTTCTTCACCATTAACCGGGGGCTCAATTTTATAAAAGATTGTTTGATGGCAGTGTTTACCAGCGCCGGTTCAAACAATTTTATTTCGCGTTTTCTTTTTGACATCTTGAGTTCTGAATTATTGTAATGAGAAATATTCTGCTATCGGGCCTAATGCCAGGGCCGGGAAGAAAGACAATGCATTTACAATTACGATCACGGCAAAGGTCATAGCACCAAAGGTGAGCGAATCGGTACGCAACGTTCCGGGCGATTCGGGAATGAATTTCTTATTGGCCAGCAAACCGGCAATAGCGAGCGGACCAATAATGGGGATAAACCGGGCCAGGATGAGCACGATACCAGTACTTACATTCCAGAATATATTGTTATCGCCCAATCCTTCAAACCCACTGCCATTGTTGGCATTCGCCGAAGTGAATTCATACAACATTTCAGAAAAACCGTGGTACGAAGGATTGTTTAACCAGGCTGAGGGTTTTACCGCCCAGGCCACATCGGGGTGATGCGCTACCATATAGGCCGCAAACGCTGCACCGCCTTTAACCAGGATGGCCGAGAGCAACCATACCATGGAGGCAATCTTGATCTCTCTTGCTTCTACTTTATGGCCCATAAACTCAGGTGTACGGCCAACCATTAATCCAGAGATGAATACCGCGATAATTATGTAGATGTAATAGTTTAAGATCCCTACTCCACAACCGCCATAAAAGGCATTGATCATCATGGCCAGTAATTGCATCAGTCCGGAAATGGCCATCGAACTGTCGTGCATCGAGTTTACCGAACCGGTCGAGATGATGGTAGTAACGATGCTCCAGTAACCCGATAAGGCAGGGCCAAACCGCACTTCCTTCCCTTCCATAGCGCCCGTTGCCTGGGTAACGCCCAACCTGGCTATGGCGGGGTTGCCATGAATTTCGGTAACAATGGTGGGAATGAGCAGGCATAACATCCCTATCGTCATTACCCCAAAGATTACGTAAGCAAACTTTTTACGTTGAATGTAAAAACCCATGGCAAAGATCATAGCGATGGGTATAACCACCTGCATCACCAGTTGCAGCATGGCGGTAAAGTAGCTGGGGTTCTCCAGTGGATGGGCTGAGTTGGCGCCAAACCAGCCGCCTCCATTAGTGCCAAGGTGTTTGATGGCGATCATACCGGCTGCGGGCCCACGAGAAACCTGTACCG
The Niastella koreensis GR20-10 genome window above contains:
- a CDS encoding Crp/Fnr family transcriptional regulator, which translates into the protein MERLLENITIFCDMSPRAQDVVRPLFTPMEFKRGETMIRCGKTCQSLYVIEQGFCRAFNIQDGLEVNLNFYFEYETVTHKNSYVFNTPADFEVVACEPMIVYRIDKPDLLNAIRQCPELGEAGKKNLELIAAKQERQLQLFRILTAKGRYEFLEQHNPALLQRVPISQLASYLGVKRETLSRIRNKRMRPVIL
- a CDS encoding ATP-binding protein; this translates as MALKLKTKVALGVGFLFTLLLLVGGVGFYYFNMISLESRDVLKDNNKSVEYGRKMLDALNTWEKERSMARKVFEENLSAQESNVTEKGESDVTHDLHRDYSAFLQHDDSMPLQLALQKNISRIIQINLDAINAKNDASQKAVENAKVIITMIITLCLLIGFTFIVNFPGLIANPIVKLTEGIRAIASKNYGQRIHLQRSDEFGELAQAFNDMAEQLDSYEHSNLARILFEKKRAETVINSLKDASIGIDKSGTVLFANQQALQLLSMKEADVVGHAQADVQKRNDLFRFLTNEQNGMPFKIVVNDKENYFTKEQIDIQQDQEISGHVLILKNITPYKELDVAKTNFIATISHELKTPLASSDFSLRLLEDERVGQLTAEQKELVQSLKDDNQRLLRILSELLDLSQVESGKIQLNLQPVSVKDIVNKALAAVQNAAKEKNIQIKQQLADKLPAVKADAEKAVWIINNFLTNAIRYSAQNDHITIKASEHDAGHIEIGVQDFGMGIDASLQQKVFDRFYRVPGIHEKKGTGLGLAISKDFADAMDGEIGVESTVGKGSYFFCRFKVAGVP
- a CDS encoding signal transduction histidine kinase, whose translation is MSVSNDKEDQVQHYLDLANQSVRGKLKIYIGMSAGVGKTYRMLQEAHDLLRKNVNVKVGYVETHNRKETHALIEGLPLIPRRQVFYKGKQLDELDVQAVLLLHPEVVIVDELAHSNIPGSKNEKRWQDVVDILDAGIDVITAVNIQHIESINVEVKQITGVEVKERVPDKLLQMADEVVNIDLTARELITRLQEGKIYDHHKVQQALTNFFQPEKILQLRELALKEVAGQVERKVDYTVTKNKTWQHERFLACISTSHEAAQRIIRKTGRLASYYNANWYVLYVQTPHEELDKIPLAAQRHLINNLKLATELGGEVVQVKSKHVANEIIQTAIDKKITTICIGKPHLNLFQVILRTSLFNQLLKTLSEKDIDIIILS
- a CDS encoding porin translates to MKRTLMCAAVLSTATGMAQDTTLNKSQVTVSGYAEAYYSYDFSKPKENNRPGFIYSHNRTNEFNVNLAFVKANYTADRIRANIALGVGTYMNANYTAEPGVLKNIYEANVGVRLSHTRNFWLDMGIMPSHIGFEGAVSKDCWALTRSMSADNTPYYESGAKLTYITNNSHCFFSAMALNGWQRIQRVAGNSLMSWGTQVQYRPTDNVLLNYSTFIGTDKPDSIRLWRYFHNLYGVFQFTDKWGLTLGFDLGQEQAKKGESKMNTWYTPVAILRYTPVDQWAFAVRSEYYSDEHGVIITTGTPNGFKTWGCSANIDYLPVKNIALRLEGRLLNSKDDIFLKSDQSVTSANTAVTFSAAVKF
- a CDS encoding K(+)-transporting ATPase subunit C, with the protein product MKNFLISIKLTLVLIVLCALVFPVLIAMVSKLAPGGGKGETVMTHGRVVGYAKVGQKFTADKYFWGRPSAVDYNAAGSAGSNKGPSNPDYLKTVQDRIDSFLVHNPGVKKEEIPAEMVTASGSGLDPDISPASALIQVNRVAAVRRIPAGKVKALVEEHTEKPFLGLLGPSKINVLKLNVALDELR
- the kdpB gene encoding potassium-transporting ATPase subunit KdpB; this encodes MSKRKREIKLFEPALVNTAIKQSFIKLSPRLMVKNPVMFTVEIGTIVMLAVVMYQIITHDATQGALWYNIVVFAILFLTVLFANFAEALAEARGKAQAESLRKTREETPAKKVISPGDIFVKEIKVVPSSQLRLNDRFVCETGDVIPMDGEIIEGIATIDESAITGESAPVIRESGGDKSSVTGGTKVLSDRIVVQVTTQPGETFLDKMIALVEGASRQKTPNEIALTILLAAFTLIFIIVCVTLKPFADYANTPITIAAFISLFVCLIPTTIGGLLSAIGIAGMDRALRANVISKSGKAVETAGDVDVLLLDKTGTITIGNRKATNFYPARNVEEHEFIDLVVYSSLADDTPEGKSIVELAAKQSSPDLTLDQFRHQKLAVQAAPLTFIKFTAETRSSGVDFPNGTKIRKGAFDAIRNLAMKAGNGMPLEVEDRVKKISGDGGTPLVVSVDNVIKGVIELQDIIKPGIQERFERLRKMGVKTVMVTGDNPLTAKYIATKAGVDDFIAEAKPEDKMNYIRKEQASGKLVAMMGDGTNDAPALAQADVGVAMNSGTQAAKEAGNMVDLDNDPTKLIEVVEIGKQLLITRGTLTTFSIANDVAKYFAIVPALFIASIPALQHLNIMGLKSPESAILSAIIFNAIIIPMLIPLALKGVAYKPIGASALLRRNLLIYGVGGVVVPFIGIKLIDMLLAVFM
- the kdpA gene encoding potassium-transporting ATPase subunit KdpA → MNTELFGVIITFLLTVLLAWPLGKYIARVFKGERTITDFMNPVERFIFRVSGINPNASMDWKQFLKAMLSINLLWFVYAFFALLFQDKLPLNPDGNPAQTPDLAFNTAISFLVNCNLQHYSGETGLTYFTQLAVITFLQFVSAATGIAALLGLLNGLKEKTTNNLGNFWNLLVKSITRILLPLCIIGGIIMAFNGTPASFDGKDSIVTLQGDSVQVSRGPAAGMIAIKHLGTNGGGWFGANSAHPLENPSYFTAMLQLVMQVVIPIAMIFAMGFYIQRKKFAYVIFGVMTIGMLCLLIPTIVTEIHGNPAIARLGVTQATGAMEGKEVRFGPALSGYWSIVTTIISTGSVNSMHDSSMAISGLMQLLAMMINAFYGGCGVGILNYYIYIIIAVFISGLMVGRTPEFMGHKVEAREIKIASMVWLLSAILVKGGAAFAAYMVAHHPDVAWAVKPSAWLNNPSYHGFSEMLYEFTSANANNGSGFEGLGDNNIFWNVSTGIVLILARFIPIIGPLAIAGLLANKKFIPESPGTLRTDSLTFGAMTFAVIVIVNALSFFPALALGPIAEYFSLQ